CAGGCAGCTCATACTAGTACATCACTGCTATTTCCATTACCACAGTATATAAGATCTCGACATCCATGGTCAAGATTACTGCAAGCATTTCGAAGGCATTGATTAACTCTCTAGtaagagacaaaagaaataGGGGAACAAACAATGAGAAGGATcaatacaaattattattttaattttctgttgCTCAGGACAATATGAACATTTTGAGACTTTTTCATACTTGCAAACCAAAAATATACCAGAAAGAGCCAACAGCATGTCCAACAAGCACGAAGATAAGAAGATTGATAACAAAATAAGTAGAAGCTGACTAAATGAATCTGGTGGGTGTTTGTCCATCAACATAGGGTAGAATTCTATATAACTTTGGAACATACTGGAAAAGAACTGCAAATCCTAAAAGGATGTTTGTGCCCAAGAGTTCTGGTATTGCCAACAACAATGTctgtaaacaaaagaaaacatgaaaggAGAAATCTGGCTTTGTAAATGAACACTTTTATGATGACCATTACTTGAAATAGTAACTCTAACATTACAGATTTACAATACCTATATAAGTGGCATCATTATGAACAAGTTAAGGAAAATCTTTCCTTGGGCGTAATGGAGAGCAATTTTCTTCGGATGACTAACTAAATTGTAAGCATAAGCTAATCAGAACTGCAACAAATATGGAAGAAGTGAACACTAAAGCCAGCAGATTTTGTTTCAAAAGAGATGAGGTATAAGCAAATGAAAAACACATGTAGTAGAATGTTTAAAgtgaatataatatttgttacACTTCTAACAGCTACAAATGCTATAGTCATCGGCCGATCAGTCGTAATGCATTTGTTTCGCTGCATTAATAAAACAGACATGGTAAAAAAAAGTGGTTAAGAAGCTGCATGGAATCGGGAGCGGGTACGCAGAAACATAAGCATTTGGAAGCGGTGAAgcgaaattttttgaaaaaataggAAGCAGGTACTTGTTGGaagcgtatatatatatatatatatatatatatatatNNNNNNNNNNNNNNNNNNNNNNNNNNNNNNNNNNNNNNNNNNNNNNNNNNNNNNNNNNNNNNNNNNNNNNNNNNNNNNNNNNNNNNNNNNNNNNNNNNNNNNNNNNNNNNNNNNNNNNNNNNNNNNNNNNNNNNNNNNNNNNNNNNNNNNNNNNNNNNNNNNNNNNNNNNNNNNNNNNNNNNNNNNNNNNNNNNNNNNNNNNNNNNNNNNNNNNNNNNNNNNNNNNNNNNNNNNNNNNNNNNNNNNNNNNNNNNNNNNNNNNNNNNNNNNNNNNNNNNNNNNNNNNNNNNNNNNNNNNNNNNNNNNNNNNNNNNNNNNNNNNNNNNNNNNNNNNNNNNNNNNNNNNNNNNNNNNNNNNNNNNNNNNNNNNNNNNNNNNNNNNNNNNNNNNNNNNNNNNNNNNNNNNNNNNNNNNNNNNNNNNNNNNNNNNNNNNNNNNNNNNNNNNNNNNNNNNNNNNNNNNNNNNNNNNNNNNNNNNNNNNNNNNNNNNNNNNNNNNNNNNNNNNNNNNNNNNNNNNNNNNNNNNNNNNNNNNNNNNNNNNNNNNNNNNNNNNNNNNNNNNNNNNNNNNNNNNNNNNNNNNNNNNNNNNNNNNNNNNNNNNNNNNNNNNNNNNNNNNNNNNNNNNNNNNNNNNNNNNNNNNNNNNNNNNNNNNNNNNNNNNNNNNNNNNNNNNNNNNNNNNNNNNNNNNNNNNNNNNNNNtctttatatatatatatatatatatatatatatatatatatatatatatataaaaaagaaaatactaaaagTAGAATCATATTACATTGTAAACAACATTTCaatacataatcatataaatattacaaaaattacaactcatttgaatataaataatacaacaAGTCACTGGTCGAGACCGTCTTCATCATTCTTGTCTTCATCAACTCTACCAAACACAACTTCCTCTAACTCTGGTTCATCAAGAGAAAGATCTGCAAACTCAAGTCTCTCTAGATTAATCTCATCCAAAGAATCAAATTGATCACCTCCTACATCCCACATATGATTAGGACCTTCTTTATAAGCAGACTTCTTTCTTGATAAAAGACGAAGGTTAGTGTGCACAAATACCAAATCTTCAGCTCTTTGTGgaacaattttgtttcttgttgcaGAGTGTATAAATTTGTAAGTACTCGAATTCCTTTCGCAACATGAGGATGAAGAGGGTTGTCCAAGCAACTTAAACGCTAAGGCTTGGAGTGTTGGTGCTGAAGAACCATGAACTGCCCACCATCTCAAAGGTTCTAAAATAAACCTATCATGAATAGCATGACACTACCAAAATCTTCCAAACATAAAGAGAAATTAGAATATTCAACATTAACCTCTCTTCTTTCATCTTGATTTGGAAAATACTTCATGATAcaattctttctttctctagTAATCTCCAAATCTTGATGTggagcttttttatttttctcatctcCAAGCACACTCTGATCTATAATACCTGCAGCCAACAAAAGATTTACGCTAAATAGACTATTTAAATATACAATaaaccacaaagaaaacaatgatcCATAAAGTAGTACACGNtatatatatatatatatatatatatatatatatatatatatatataatagattttgatCACGTTAGTGCATGCATGAACACAAGGATtagtataattaaaatttacgTACCTGGGGTTTAGAGAGTGTGCCATACAATGAAGAGGAGTGTTGCTTTTGCTCCATCGAGATGTCAAAATAGAACGAATAGCATTCCAAAAAACAGAATCACCAtcaaattgttttctttctttttttaaaatagccTTCTTCACATCTTGAATCATACTATCCCACCATTCATAGACTAGATGAAGGGAAGGTTTATCAGTATCAGCAGCTCTAATAACACTATAGATAGGCAGAGTAAAAGATAAAGCATACTCAATACCATCCCAAAATATCTCATTTAATATCTTTTGCTTCACTGCAGATGCTCTACCCACACCATCTTCTTTATAATCATCCCATTTAGGACTGATTACAATTTGTTGTAAaccagtttttatttttttgaatcgTTTCAACATTACAACTGTGGAGGCAAAcctgtaaaaataaaattaatgatcTAATTAGACTTCAtattaaagaataaaaataagatttaactTATAAAATAGATTACAAACCTGTTAGAAGCTATCGTGAGGAGCTTAAGGTCACATTGTTCAGTGACAAGTACAAGCCTCATTCCATGATTCATAATGAAATTCTTGATCCAAGTCACATCTTCACTTATAGACTTTATCCAAGAACAAGCTTCATACACATCTTCATTGTTTCTTGTGGCCATTGATGGTGAACAGATGTTTTTCAAAGCAAGGTTCAATGTATGTACCACACATGGTGTCCAAAAGATAGTAGGAAAATTGGCTGAAATAAGTGAACCAGCTTTTACACAGTTTGAAGTGTTGTCGGTGACAACCTGAACCACATTCTCATGTCCCACCTCTTTTATGCATTCTATGATCAGTTATGCAATCATCTCACCAGTTTTTGTTTCACCTTCACTATTGATCGCCCTTAACATCATTGGACTACTCTCATTTGCAgcaatcaaattaaatattggCCTTCGTTGTGGATCTGACCAACCATCACTACATATACTAACTCCTTTCTGTTTCCATGTGTTCTTTAAAGGCTGCAAATGCATAtctatgttatttttttctttttgaagaaGTGTCGTTCTTATTGTATTATACCCAGGTAGAACATATCCCGAAATTTGTGATGCATGCACATATGAGTTGCGGTAGTGAGGATTTCTTGCAACGTTGAAAGACAAACCAGCTTTGTAGAACATTCTAGCTACCTCACCATCACATTGTTCCCTAGCTTCATTCTGAAATGCTTTATCTAAAAGACCCATTCCCTTTATCCTCTTAGGATCAGACTCCCTTGTATCA
The Camelina sativa cultivar DH55 chromosome 15, Cs, whole genome shotgun sequence DNA segment above includes these coding regions:
- the LOC104748467 gene encoding uncharacterized protein LOC104748467, which produces MQLLNQSHYLHHPRTRLVLLLIIPDTRESDPKRIKGMGLLDKAFQNEAREQCDGEVARMFYKAECIKEVGHENVVQVVTDNTSNCVKAGSLISANFPTIFWTPCVVHTLNLALKNICSPSMATRNNEDVYEACSWIKSISEDVTWIKNFIMNHGMRLVLVTEQCDLKLLTIASNRFASTVVMLKRFKKIKTGLQQIVISPKWDDYKEDGVGRASAVKQKILNEIFWDGIEYALSFTLPIYSVIRAADTDKPSLHLVYEWWDSMIQDVKKAILKKERKQFDGDSVFWNAIRSILTSRWSKSNTPLHCMAHSLNPRFILEPLRWWAVHGSSAPTLQALAFKLLGQPSSSSCCERNSSTYKFIHSATRNKIVPQRAEDLVFVHTNLRLLSRKKSAYKEGPNHMWDVGGDQFDSLDEINLERLEFADLSLDEPELEEVVFGRVDEDKNDEDGLDQ